A region of the Myxococcus stipitatus DSM 14675 genome:
CTGCCCAAGCCCGTGGCCGGGGTTCGCTTCGAGAAGTCCCTGGGGAAGGAAGCGGGCCGGGTGCGCATCTCCGTGGACCTGAGGAAGTGGATGGACCGCATCGACTTCGCCACCGCGACCGACCCGGACGCGGATGGCACCTACACCTTCCCCGCTGACAGCCAGGCACAGAACGCCCTGCTGCGCGGCGTGGAAGACACAACCGCCTACGTCGTGACGTGGGAAGAAGGAGCCGCGCAATGAAGAACTGGATGTTGGGTTTGTCGTGCCTGGGACTCGTCGCCTGCAGTGATGGGACGGGCGCCGTGACGTTCACCACGTACGGAGAGGAGTTCATCGAGAAGGGCATCCCCGCGGCCGAGGGCGACAAGGCGGGCTTCGCCGACGGCTGGTCCGTGAGCTTCTCCAAGTTCCTCGTGGTGATTGGCGAGGCGAAGGTGGAGAACCACGACGAGGTCGCCGCGCAGTCGACGCAGGCCCGCGTGTTCGACATGCACAAGCCGGGGCCGGTGCTGGTGGAGACCTTCAAGGACCTGCCCGCGCAGGAGTGGGACCACGTCAGCTATGCGATTGCGCCGTCGGCCACCGCGGTGGCGGGCAACGCGGACGCCGCGGACGTGGAGCGGATGAAGACGGAGGGCTTCAGCGTCTACATCGAGGGCGTCGCGACGAAGGGCCGCGACACGAAGCGCATCGCCTGGGGCTTCAAGACGAACACGCTCTACGAGCACTGCGAGAGCCCGGAGCTGGGCGCGGGCGTGACGGTACCCAAGGACGGCGAGGAGACGGTGCAGTTGACCATCCACGGCGACCACCTGTTCTTCGACGACCTCCAGTCGCCCGACGCGAAGATGCGCTTCAGCGCCATCGCGGCGGCGGACAAGCTGGGCATCGCGGGACCGGACGGTGAGGTGACACTGGACGAGCTGGCCGCGGTGGACCTCACCGAGCTCCCCTCCGGCCAGTACGGCACGGGCGGGGCCGGCAACGTCCACTCGCTGCGGGACTTCGTCACGTCGTTGGTGCGCACCGCCGGCCACTTCCGCGGCGAAGGGGAGTGCTCGCCCAAGGTGCGCTGAAGCAGGAGCCCCCACACGGTGGCGCGGTGAGCAGGGTCGCAAGAAGTTCACGTGGTGCGACCCACCGCGCCGCCGTGGAGTCAGTCATCCAGCCCCCTCTCCGCCGCGCTGGTCCGCCCGGAGACAGGTGTTGCACACGACAGCTCGAGACTCAGTGCTTCGACGAGTCCGAGCCGGGACGCCCACCACCGCCCGGGGGATTGTTCCCAGGCGATGTGCCTCCGCCGGGGCCCTTGCTGGGCGAGTGGTTCGGGTTCATCTGGTTGGAGCGGTTGTCGTGCGCGGACTTGTGCGCCGGGTTGTTGGGATTCTTGGTGTCGGAGCGCGAGTCATTGCCGCTCGGCGTCTTGCCACTTCCCTTGTTGCCCATGTGAGAACCTCCGAAGTCCCGAGCCGGAGTGCCCGAGACGGGCCGCACCGTAGAGAGGGGCTCGCGGGGGGACACTCGAACGGGGGGCTCGCTCCGCTGTCCTGAAGCACACGTCCGAGGGGTGGACTCCCGGCGTGCCCCTGCTGCGGGCCGTCCCGCACCTATGCGGGGATGGCGAAACGCCTCGGGATGCCTACGTCTTTCCACGGAGGAGGTGGCGTGAGGACGATGACCTACGAGCGCAGTGGCCGGACGAACACGGCGGCGCAGGCCTTGAGGGTGGAGGGACTGAAGCACCTGTGGGTCCTGGAGCAGGGAGAGGTGGTGCTGGAGCGCGACCTGACGCCCACCGAGGCGGACGAGCTCGCGCCACTCGTGGAGGAAGCAAGCCAGCAACCGGCGCCCGTGGTGCTGGTGCCACAAGCAGGCGACCCGGAGGGGCTCGCGGTGACGCTCGCCTTCGAGGACGAGGAGTCACCTCGGGTCCGCCTCGCCGCGAAGCACCTCCCCGCGAGAGGGGCTGGGCCTCACTACGACGCGCTGCTCGCGGTGCTGGACGCGCTGCTGACGCGGGAGCTGCACGTGCGCGCGCCCCGACATGCGCACGTGGTGCTGCCGCACGAGTTGCGGCAGGAGGAGTAGCTCACCCGGTGGCGTCGATGGTGGAGGCGCTCTCGAGGGGAAGCCGGACGATGAACGTGGAGCCCGCGTTGGGCGCGCTCTCCACGCGGATGTCGCCGTCGAGCGCCTCGACAATCTGCCGGACAATCCACAGGCCCAGGCCGAAGCCGCTGTAGTGACGCTGGGACACGGCGCGCTCGAAGCGGTGGAAGATGCGCGCCTGGTCCTCGGGCGCGATGCCGATGCCCTGGTCCTTCACGCTCAAGCAGGCAAAGCCCCCCTCGCGAGCGACGTGGATTTCGACGGGGCGCTGAGCGCCATACTTGAAGGCATTGGAGAGCAGGTTGGTGAGGACCTGCTCCAACCGGACGCGGTCCCAGTTCCCATACAGGGGCTCGGACACGACGAGCCGCACCGGACACCGAGCCCCCGCCGCATCCTCCTGGGCCCGAGACACCAGCTCCTGTGTCAGCGAGGACAGGTCCATCCGCTCGCGATGCAGGTCGAGCCGTCCCGCGCGGATGCGAGACACGTCCAGCAGCGTGGCGACGAGCTGGTGGAGCTGGGCCACGGAGCGCAGCGTGGCCTCGACGCGCCGGTGCACCAGCGACGTGGTGCCCTCGGTGCCGGCGGCGGGCGCCATGCGGAGGAGGAACTGGAGCTGGAGCTGGAGCGAGGTGATGGGGGTGCGCAGCTCGTGGCTGGCGATGGAGAGGAACTCGTCGCGCGCCTGGACGACCTCGCGCAGCTCACCGGCCAGGTCCTCCGCGGCGCGCCGGGACACGACCAGCCCGGTGACATCCACGGCCACGGCCATGACCCCTTGAATGGCGCCCCGAGCATCACGCCAGGGCTGCCAGGACACGTCGTGGTAGCGCTGCGGCTTCGAGTGCAGGGCAGTGCTGGTGAGCGGCAGCGTGGGCAGCGGCACCTCGCGCGCGGAGAACGGCATGCCTTCGCGGTAGACCTCATCGAGCAGTCGGAGCAGGCCCGGGTCCATCTCCGGCTGGACATCGCGCAGCGGCTTGCCCAGGGCGGCGCCGTCGACCTCCAGGAGCACCCGGGCCTGGGGATTCAACAGCTCACAGACATGGTCCTGCCCTCGGAAGACCGCGATGGCGACGGGCGCCTGGAAGAAGAGCGACTCCATGAGCTCACGGTGGGCCTGGGCCTCCGCGAGAGCCGCGCGCTCGCGTGCGAGCAACTGTGAGCGCTCCAGCTCGAACTGCCGGCGGGACGTGGCGTCGCGGAACACCCAGACCGCCCCCAGCTCCTCGCCCCCGAGGCCCCGGAGCGGCGTGGTGCACTCCTCGATGGGGAGCTCCCCCCCATCGCGGCGGCGCAGCGCGCGCGGCCAGGGAGACCACGCGGAGGGCTTCGACGCGTGTCGGATGGGGAAGGAGCCCGACTCAGGCCGGGAGCGCAGCACCTGCGCCAACGGAGCACCGATGACCTCCTGCTCCGGACATTGGAGCAGGGTCGCCGCGGCGGGATTGAGGTAGCGCACGACGCCGTGGGCATCCGTGGCGAGCACCGCGTCGCCCAGACTGCGCAACAGGTGGGCCTCCAGTCCCTCGTGTGAGGACGCAGGCCGGGATGAAGGTGGCTCACGGGGGACGGCCACCACGCCGCGCCGCCCCGCGAGGACCGCCACGAGCCCCCCCACCGCGAGGAACGAGGAGAGTTCCAGGAGGGTGGTGGCCGCGGGTTGGGTCGCGGTCCGTGAAGCAATGGACAGTGCCCCCATGAATGTCGCCAGCCAGGCGGGCCCTGCTCCACCCAGGAGGGCGGCGACCAGGACCGCGGCGAGTGACAGGAGAATGGGCAGTGCACCTGGAAGGGGCAGCAGCCATGAGAGGCCCCAGGCGAGTCCCGCGCAGACAGCGGCCAGGACATGTCGTGCCCACGCGGGGCGAGCCACGAGAAATACGCTGAGATGGAGAGCGTGCGCACGCATGGGACGGCGTCTCGCTTCCTGAACAAAGCCTTCACACACTGGATGACAGGTGCGCTGGGAAGCTCTTGAGCCGACAACCTGTCACTGCGGATTGTCGCCTGGACATGGAGTGAAAGGCAAACACCCTGAAGTCTCGTTTGTCAGCTTCCACTCGACTTGTGACAAAGCATGAACAATAAGCAGACGAGCGGGCAGCGGTGAGAGAAGGCACGAGTGAAGCGGTGGGTGTGGTTGCCGAGTGCCCCCGGTTCTGTGAAGAGAGAGACATGAAGCGTGTGCAGTTCTCCGTGCACCGCACGGTGGGAGAAGCGCGGCTCCTCGCGGGGACGCTGGAGGCCGAGGGAATGTCCGTGGAGGTGCGCGGCGAGTCGCTCGCGCCACTGAGCGGGGAGATTCCGAGCAGCGAGACCTGGGTGGAGCTCTGGCTCCTGCCGGAAGACGTCGAGCAGGCACGAGGTGTGCTGGCCGAGCTGGAGGCGAACCAGGAGGAGGCCGCCCGTTCAGTGGAGTGTCCGGGCTGTCGCGAGGAGAACCCTGGCAACTTCGAGCTGTGTTGGAGCTGCGGGGTAGAGCTTCCCCGAGGCCTTCGGACGCGCCTTCGAGCGGTGTAGGCAGCCTGCGACGGCTCGAGGAGAAGGATCGTGGCGAGGACGGAATCGGTGGAGCACCCACACCCCAAGGAGAAGCCCTTCCTCGAACGCCTGCGGACGGACTCGCGGCTCAGGCAGATGGTGGGCGTGTGTGGCGCGGCGTTCTTGATTCACCTCATCCCGCTCGCGTTGCCCCGGAACATGCCGGAGCAGGAGCTGGCCATGGCCCGCGCGACCAGGGTCGTGGAGTTCCGGGTGGAGGTGCTCCTCCCCCTGAAGGAACACTCGAAGGCCACGGCCGCGCAGCTGAGGGAGGCCGCGGAGCTGCTGTTCGACGGAGCCCCCGTCGAAGCCCGGGAGCTGGCGCTGGAAGCGGAGCGCCGGGAGCCCTCGTCCGTGGAGACGCAGCTCCTGCTCGCGCGTCTCTGCGAGCAGCAGCGGATGGAGCGCTGTGTGCGCGGCGCGCTGGAGAAGGCCAACCAGGTGGCGCCGGGGGACCCCAGGCCGGATGTCCTTCGCGCGGAGCTCCAGGAGAAGGTGGGCGACGCGGCGGGTGCGGCCCTGGCCATGTCCCATGCCTACGAGAAGGCTCCGGCGGACCCGCTCACGGGACTGCGGTATGCGCGGCTGTTGAGCTTGGCCCGGCGCCCCGAGGAGGCCCAGTCCGTACTCACCGCGCTCCAAGGCAGGGTCCCACGCGCCCGACTGCTGGTGGAAGAGGGATTGGTGAAGGGCGCGAACGGGAGGGACACGGAGGCGGTGGCGCTCCTGAAGCGGGCCACGGAGGAGGACCCCAGGCTCTCGCTCGCGTACTTCGAGCTCGGGAAGGCGTTGTATCGAGTGGGCGAGCTGGACGCCGCGCAGGAGGCCCTGCGGCAGGCGGACCGGCTGGACCTGGGGAGTCCCAAGTCCCTGGCCGCGCTCTGTGCGATGCAGCTTCAGTCCAAGCGCTTCGACGATGCGAGGCTGACGCGAATGGACCTCGAGCGGCGCTTCTCCGACCGGATGGAGCTGATTCGGCAGTCCTGCAGCCTGCCCTGAGGTGTCACCGAGGCTCGATGCCTCGAATCTGACGGAGCATCCGGGCGGACGCCTTGACCTCGGCGTCCACGGAGCCGTCGACGCGCTCCGTGCGGACCACGGCCTGGAGGTATGGGAGGGCCTCTTCGTCGCGCTCTTGCTGGAAGAGGAACTCTCCCAGGGCGAACCGGGCCTGGGTGAGCAGGACGATGTCCTCCGCGGCGAGGGAGGCGTCAATGGCGTCGCTGAGGGCGGACTCGGCCATCTCGGGCTGGCCGCGGGCGAGGAGGTCGCGAGCCCGCAGGAGGTGTTGCCGGACGTTCATGGCGTGACGAGGACGTGTGCGAGGGAGGACGGCAAGGGTGTCTCCAGGGTAAGGGTAGGTCCCATGGACGAGTCGCGCATCGCGGAGCTGGAGATTCGCTACATGCAGCAGCAGGAGACGCTGCAGGAGCTGAGCGACGTGCTCTATGAGCAGCAGCGGGTCATCGAGGCGCTGCGCGTCGAGCTGGAGCTGCTCAAGAAGCGGCTGGAGGCGGAGCCTGGGCTGGTGGACGCCCGCCAGCAAGAGCGCCCACCCCACTACTGAAGCGTCAGAACTTGTACGCCAGGCGCAGGCCGATGATGGCCCGAGGCTCGAGGTAGCCCACCTCGATACCAATGCTGGCCGCGTTCCCCTGAAGGCCAAAGCCAAAGGCGGCATGGGCGCGAAGGGTGTCGTTCCGGTCAATCACAATCCAGGGACCGACAAGGCCTTCCACATACACCTTGGCGCTGGCGATGTTGGCCCGGATGACCAGGTCCAGGGGAATGGCCACGTCATTGCCATCGGTGAGGAGGGACGCGCCAAAGCGAGCCCCCACCGAGATGGGTTTCGCGAGCCGGCCTTCGACACTCAGCAGGAAGCTGAAGGCAGGGCTCTCATCAATCCAGTAGTCAGCCCCGAGTCCCAGGCGAACAGCGGCGGCTTCGGAGCGCATGGGCGCGACGAGGAATGCAGTCGCGAAAAGGACACCGAGCGACGGACCAAGCAGCTTCATGCGGGGGCTCCTCTTCCGTGAAGGGGACTCCACTCAAGCAAGCCGAGCCGAGCGAGGCCAGTCACAGCCTGCTCGCGGTGCGCGGTTCCGTCGCTTTTCCGCAACCAGGGCTCAATGTCAGCGGAACAGAGAGACCCTCAGCGGACCCGTCACCCTCTCGCCGAGGCAACCACCAGGTCCGGGGAAAGGCGGCATGAAACATGGGCCGTTGTTACCAGGGACCCATGAAAGCCATTCGCTACCACGCGGTAGGTGGACCGGAAGTGTTGCGACTCGAGGACGTGGAAGACCCGACGCCAGGACCGGGCGAGGTCCGCATCCGAGTGAAGGCGGCCGGAGTGAACTTCGCCGACACGGAGCGACGAAGAGGCCACTACGACGCGGCCGTACCCCTGCCGAGAATCCTCGGGAGCGAGGCAGCGGGCATCGTGGACCAGGTCGGCCCCGGGGTCGACTCCCGGTGGGTGGGGCGCAGGGTGGTGGCGATGGCCCCTCGCAGCTACGCGGAGCTCATGACGGCGCCGGCCGACGAACTGTTGGAGCTACCGGACCACGTCAGCTTCGAGGAAGGAGCGGGACTCCTGGTGCAGGGGCTGACAGCCTGGCACCTGATTCACACTTCAGCTCGGCTCGAGCGAGGACAGAAGGTCCTGATTCACGCAGCCGCGGGAGGAGTGGGGTTGCTCACCATCCAGCTCGCGAAGCAGCTCGGGGCCACGGTTCTCGGGACAGTGTCCAATGAAGCCAAGGCCCAGCTCGCGAAAGAGGCGGGAGCGGACGAGGTTTTCCTCTACGGAGGAGCGCGCTCGGTCGCGGACTGGGTGCGCGACATCACCGGAGGAGCCGGAGTCGAAGTGGTGATGGACTCCGTAGGAGCCAGTACCTGGGCCAGCAGCTTGGAGTCCCTGGCCCCCTTCGGACATCTCATTTCATTCGGCAGCGCGAGCGGTGAGCCACCACCCGTCTCAGTCGAATCACTCTACGCAAAGTCTATCAAGGTGAGTGCGTATTGGCTGCGAACCCAACACCCGGAAGCCCTTCAGCGGCGGGCACGTCAGGCATTGGGTGAGCTGCTCAGCTCAGGCTCGTTGAAGGTGAAGCTGGGGCTCGTCGTGGACCTCTCGGAAGCCGCGAAGGCTCACCGGGATCTCGAGACGAGAGAGACAGTGGGGAAGGTGGTGTTGCGGGTGCCGTGAGGAGCGGGGGAGGAGCGCACGGGGGGCGCCGACTCCCGGGAGGGAGGCCACACGCCCAAAAAAGAAAAGCCCCCGTCGCACGAGGCGACGAGGGCTTCTCAAAAAGAATCCGGCAGCGACCTACTCTCCCACGCGGTTTCCCGCGGAGTACCATCGGCTCTGGAGGGCTTAACTTCCGTGTTCGGGATGGGAACGGGTGTGACCCCTCCGACATTGCCACCGGAAAACTAGAAGACAGTGCATACGAAGGGTAAGTTGCAGCATTCTGCGAGTACAAGCCTCGCTGTGCGCTAAGTGTTTCTTCCGGGGGAATGCACAAATGGCATTCCAGCCTCGGCCTTGGCCCCGAGTCCCTTACTCCCCTGTAGGGGGCGCGCAAGAGATAGGGGGAAGTAAGCCTCTCGACCAATTAGTACTGGTTAGCTCAACGCGTTACCGCGCTTACACACCCAGCCTATCAACGTCGTAGTCTTCGACGGGTCTTCAGGGGCTTGCGCCCGGGATACCTGGTCTTGAGGTCGGTTTCCCGCTTAGATGCTTTCAGCGGTTATCCAATCGGCACATGGCTACCCAGCGATGCCTCTGGCGAGACAACTGGTACACCAGCGGTGCCTCCAACCCGGTCCTCTCGTACTAAGGTCAGAGCCTCTCAAGTATCCTACGCCCACAGCAGATAGGGACCAAACTGTCTCACGACGTTTTGAACCCAGCTCGCGTACCGCTTTAATTGGCGAACAGCCAAACCCTTGGGACCTGCTCCAGCCCCAGGATGCGATGAGCCGACATCGAGGTGCCAAACCTCCCCGTCGATGTGAACTCTTGGGGGAGATAAGCCTGTTATCCCCGGAGTACCTTTTATCCGTTGAGCGATGGCCCTTCCATTCAGGACCACCGGATCACTATGACCTGCTTTCGCACCTGCTCGACGTGTCCGTCTCGCAGTCAAGCTCCCTTATGCCATTGCACTCGCCGCCCGGTTTCCAATCGGGCTGAGGGAACCATCGCGCGCCTCCGTTACTCTTTGGGAGGCGACCGCCCCAGTCAAACTACCCACCAGACAGTGTCCCAATCCCGGCTAACGGGACATGGTTAGACACCAGAAATCAACAGGGTGGTATTTCACCGTTGCCTCCACCGAACCTAGCGGCCCGGCTTCAAAGGCTCCCACCTATCCTACACAGTCAATCCCTAGTGTCACTGTCAAGTTATAGTAAAGGTTCACGGGGTCTTTCCGTCTTGCTGCGGGTAAACTGCATCGGCACAGCTATTTCAATTTCGCTGAGTCCCTCTCCGAGACAGCGCGGAAGTCGTTACTCCATTCGTGCAGGTCGGAACTTACCCGACAAGGAATTTCGCTACCTTAGGACCGTTATAGTTACGGCCGCCGTTTACTGGGGCTTCGGATCATCGCTTCGCCTTGCGGCTGACGAATCCCCTTAACCTTCCAGCACCGGGCAGGAGTCAGACCCTATACGTCGGCTTGTCGCCTTCGCAGAGTCCTGTGTTTTTGGTAAACAGTCGCTACCGCCATTTCTCTGCAACCTCTATCAGCTCCGGCTGTACGCCTTCACCTACCAGAGGCCCACCTTCTTCCGAAGTTACGGTGGAAATTTGCCTAGTTCCTTGGAGGAGAGTTCTCTCAAGCGCCTTAGGATTTTCTCCTCACCCACCTGTGTCGGTTTACGGTACGGACACCCTGCAAGCTCCCTACGGGACTTTTCTTGGAAGCAGAGCATCAACGACTTACCCCTTACGGGGCGCCATAAGGTCTCGAGGATGACTGCCGCGCCTTTATTCGTACGCGACACCCCTACGCCTTTAGACTGACACAACCGCCGGTCAGCTCGTCTAGCTTTCTCCGTCCTCCCTTAGTTCAACGCTTGCAAGATGGCGCGGGAATATTAACCCGCTTTCCATCATCTACGCCTTTCGGCCTCGACTTAGGTTCCGGCTAACCCTGGGAAGATTAACTTGACCCAGGAAACCTTGGGTTTACGGCGAGGGGGTTTCTCACCCCCTTTATCGCTACTCATTTCGGCATCAGCACTCCCAGTCGCTCCAGCCGCCCTTCCGGTCGACCTTCGCTGCAACTGGGACGCTCCCCTACCGCCACACGCTTTACGTGTGACCCGAAGCTTCGGCACTAGTCTTGAGCCCCGTTACATTTTCGGCGCGGCCTGTCTTGACCAGTGAGCTATTACGCTTTCTTTAAAGGATGGCTGCTTCTAAGCCAACCTCCTGGTTGTCAATGACCTGCCACATCCTTTCTAGTGTTCACTTAGACTAGATTTGGGGGCCTTAGCTGTCGGTCTGGGTTATTCCCCTCTTGCCAATGGACGTTATCACCCACTGACTGCGTCCCGGATTAACAATTACTGGCATTCGGAGTTTGGTACGGTTTGGTAATCTGGTGAGACCCCTAGCCGTTCCAGTGCTCTACCTCCAGTATTGAATTGTCCGAGCCGATACCTAAATATCTTTCGGGGAGAACCAGCTATCACGGAGTTTGATTGGCCTTTCACCCCTACACACAGCTCATCTCAGAAATTTTCAACTTTCATGAGTTCGGTCCTCCATGCGGTGTTACCCGCACTTCAACCTGGCCATGTGTAGATCACCCCGCTTCGGGTTATAATACACGCAACTATTCGCCCTTTTAGGACTCGCTTTCGCTCCGGCTCCACCTATCGGCTTAGCCTCGCTACGTATATTAAGTCGCCGAATCATGATGCAAAAGGTACGCTCTCGCTCTGGCTTGCGCCGTAGAGCTCGAACTGCTTGTAGACATGCGGTTTCAGGTTCTTTGGACTCCCCTTGCCGGGGTTCTTTTCACCTTTCCCTCGCGGTACTAGTTCACTATCGGTCGCCAAGGAGTATTTAGCCTTACCGGATGGTCCCGGCTGATTCAGACAGGATTGCACGTGTCCCGTCTTACTTGGGTAACCCACTCAGCTCCAACCAGCTTTCGCGTACGCGGCTATCACGCTCTTTGGCGCCTCTTTCCAGAGGCTTCCGCTAGCCAGTCAAAGTCCTACCGTGGACCCACTACCCCGAAGCCACTTGCGTGACTTCGGTTTGGGCTTCTCCCATTTCGCTCGCCGCTACTTTGGGAATCACTCGTTGTTTTCTCTTCCTCAGGGTACTGAGATGTTTCACTTCCCCTGGTTAGCTCCATCTCACCTATGTATTCAGTGAGAGGTAACACCGCTATTCGCAGTGCTGGGTTTCCCCATTCGGACATCTCCGGAT
Encoded here:
- a CDS encoding sensor histidine kinase, which encodes MGALSIASRTATQPAATTLLELSSFLAVGGLVAVLAGRRGVVAVPREPPSSRPASSHEGLEAHLLRSLGDAVLATDAHGVVRYLNPAAATLLQCPEQEVIGAPLAQVLRSRPESGSFPIRHASKPSAWSPWPRALRRRDGGELPIEECTTPLRGLGGEELGAVWVFRDATSRRQFELERSQLLARERAALAEAQAHRELMESLFFQAPVAIAVFRGQDHVCELLNPQARVLLEVDGAALGKPLRDVQPEMDPGLLRLLDEVYREGMPFSAREVPLPTLPLTSTALHSKPQRYHDVSWQPWRDARGAIQGVMAVAVDVTGLVVSRRAAEDLAGELREVVQARDEFLSIASHELRTPITSLQLQLQFLLRMAPAAGTEGTTSLVHRRVEATLRSVAQLHQLVATLLDVSRIRAGRLDLHRERMDLSSLTQELVSRAQEDAAGARCPVRLVVSEPLYGNWDRVRLEQVLTNLLSNAFKYGAQRPVEIHVAREGGFACLSVKDQGIGIAPEDQARIFHRFERAVSQRHYSGFGLGLWIVRQIVEALDGDIRVESAPNAGSTFIVRLPLESASTIDATG
- a CDS encoding SlyX family protein, with amino-acid sequence MDESRIAELEIRYMQQQETLQELSDVLYEQQRVIEALRVELELLKKRLEAEPGLVDARQQERPPHY
- a CDS encoding quinone oxidoreductase family protein, which translates into the protein MKAIRYHAVGGPEVLRLEDVEDPTPGPGEVRIRVKAAGVNFADTERRRGHYDAAVPLPRILGSEAAGIVDQVGPGVDSRWVGRRVVAMAPRSYAELMTAPADELLELPDHVSFEEGAGLLVQGLTAWHLIHTSARLERGQKVLIHAAAGGVGLLTIQLAKQLGATVLGTVSNEAKAQLAKEAGADEVFLYGGARSVADWVRDITGGAGVEVVMDSVGASTWASSLESLAPFGHLISFGSASGEPPPVSVESLYAKSIKVSAYWLRTQHPEALQRRARQALGELLSSGSLKVKLGLVVDLSEAAKAHRDLETRETVGKVVLRVP